From Selenomonas ruminantium AC2024, a single genomic window includes:
- a CDS encoding 3-oxoacyl-ACP synthase III family protein, whose translation MKAYIRGLAYALPEQIEENEKNRLTKKTGILRRHIAAEGELASDLAVQAAEKLFAKGLDRSKVDFLLFCTESPDYILPPTACLLQNRLGLSKHIGAFDYNLGCSGFVYGLGIAKGFIESGQAKNVLLITAETYSKHIHPQDHSTAPLFGDGASAVWIEGLESKTFGIRALHYGTDGSGAENLIVPVGGMRNPYGVDKKETTDQYNNIRDNYHLQMVGSAISEFSLEVVPETLQKVLSEAGLAKADVDYYVFHQANNFMLKYLQQKCDLLDVPYWNDVAEYGNTVSSSIPIALEDMLKANADKILQNVVIMGFGVGLSWAGGVIDLTKVKYL comes from the coding sequence TTGAAGGCATATATCAGAGGGCTGGCATACGCTTTGCCCGAACAGATTGAAGAAAATGAGAAAAATCGTTTGACCAAGAAGACAGGCATTCTGCGGCGGCATATTGCAGCAGAAGGGGAACTAGCTTCGGACTTGGCTGTGCAGGCTGCAGAAAAGTTGTTTGCTAAGGGACTGGATAGAAGCAAGGTAGATTTCCTGCTTTTTTGTACGGAATCTCCGGATTATATCCTGCCGCCGACAGCCTGCCTGTTGCAGAATCGTTTAGGCTTGTCTAAGCATATTGGAGCTTTTGACTATAATTTAGGCTGTTCTGGTTTTGTTTATGGATTGGGCATAGCTAAGGGATTCATCGAATCTGGACAGGCTAAAAATGTCCTTCTGATTACAGCGGAAACCTATAGCAAGCATATTCACCCGCAGGATCACAGTACTGCGCCTTTGTTTGGTGATGGTGCCAGTGCCGTATGGATAGAAGGTTTGGAAAGTAAAACTTTTGGCATTCGGGCACTTCATTATGGCACCGATGGCAGCGGGGCAGAAAACCTTATTGTTCCTGTTGGCGGTATGCGTAATCCCTATGGCGTAGACAAAAAGGAAACTACTGACCAATACAACAATATTCGGGATAATTATCACTTGCAGATGGTTGGTTCGGCTATCAGCGAATTTTCGTTGGAAGTTGTACCGGAAACCTTGCAGAAGGTCTTATCAGAAGCTGGATTGGCAAAGGCCGATGTGGATTACTATGTATTCCATCAGGCAAACAACTTCATGCTCAAATACCTGCAGCAAAAATGTGACCTGCTTGATGTGCCCTATTGGAATGACGTAGCTGAATATGGCAATACCGTGTCCAGTTCCATTCCCATTGCGCTGGAAGATATGCTGAAAGCTAATGCAGATAAAATCCTGCAAAATGTGGTTATCATGGGCTTCGGCGTAGGCTTGTCCTGGGCTGGGGGTGTCATTGATTTGACGAAAGTGAAATATTTGTAA
- a CDS encoding PBECR4 domain-containing protein, with protein MAKRVRNSRQDAHSSLEQLRNDITTAAKIYSSLTSKSFLYVYGDKSFELAFPKRCFRHLCGGDSAYTAERFYNDAKNGRLDRAQIAFERQKGQSIRVAKKKAEALKSLLRL; from the coding sequence ATGGCAAAAAGAGTAAGAAATTCAAGGCAGGATGCCCATAGCTCGCTGGAACAGTTAAGAAATGACATTACGACAGCGGCGAAGATATATTCTTCCTTGACATCGAAAAGTTTTCTATATGTATATGGCGACAAGTCTTTTGAGCTGGCTTTTCCTAAGCGTTGCTTCCGGCACTTATGTGGTGGGGATAGTGCATATACAGCAGAACGTTTTTATAACGATGCTAAAAATGGACGTTTGGACAGGGCACAGATTGCATTTGAACGCCAAAAGGGACAGAGCATAAGAGTCGCAAAGAAAAAAGCGGAAGCCTTGAAAAGCTTGTTGCGGCTGTAG
- a CDS encoding DegT/DnrJ/EryC1/StrS family aminotransferase: MEIPFADLRPMHDEIRADLDAAYKKVMDNSWFIQGRELETFEKEFAEYVGVKHCIGVATGLDALYLVLKAYGIGAGDEVIVPSNTFIATALAVSYAGATPVFVEPVLETFNIDASRIEDAITPKTKAIMAVQLQGRCCDMDEINRIAKAHGLKVIEDAAQAHGAKYKGKKAGALGDAAGFSFYPGKNLGALGDGGCVTTNDDELAAKVRALGNYGSDYKYHHIYKGTNSRLDEMQAAFLRVKLPHLDKWNENRRQIAARYLAEIKNPLIKLPLATSETYEHIYHVFVIRCEKREELEKYLADNGIHTVKHYPIPMHMQQAYAELQIPEGALPIAEGISRTVLSIPMYYGMTNEQVDYVIAKLNEFGK; the protein is encoded by the coding sequence ATGGAAATCCCATTTGCAGACTTACGTCCTATGCATGATGAAATTCGTGCTGATTTGGATGCGGCTTACAAGAAGGTTATGGATAACAGCTGGTTTATTCAGGGCAGGGAACTGGAAACTTTTGAGAAAGAGTTTGCCGAGTATGTTGGTGTGAAGCATTGTATTGGTGTGGCTACAGGCTTGGATGCACTTTATCTGGTACTGAAAGCCTACGGCATTGGTGCTGGCGATGAAGTTATCGTACCGTCCAATACCTTTATTGCTACGGCTTTGGCTGTTTCCTACGCAGGAGCAACGCCGGTATTTGTAGAGCCGGTATTGGAAACATTCAATATTGATGCATCCAGAATTGAAGATGCGATTACGCCAAAAACAAAGGCAATTATGGCTGTCCAGCTGCAGGGGCGCTGCTGTGATATGGATGAAATCAATCGTATTGCGAAAGCGCATGGCTTAAAGGTTATTGAGGATGCTGCTCAGGCGCATGGTGCCAAGTATAAGGGGAAGAAGGCAGGCGCGTTAGGTGATGCGGCAGGCTTCAGCTTCTATCCCGGTAAAAATCTTGGTGCCTTGGGTGATGGTGGCTGTGTAACCACGAATGATGATGAACTGGCGGCAAAGGTGCGTGCTTTAGGCAACTATGGTTCCGATTATAAGTACCATCATATTTATAAGGGAACAAATAGCCGCTTGGATGAAATGCAGGCAGCTTTCCTGCGGGTGAAACTGCCGCATTTGGATAAGTGGAATGAAAACCGCCGTCAGATAGCGGCAAGATATTTGGCAGAGATTAAGAATCCGCTGATTAAACTGCCTTTGGCAACATCAGAAACTTATGAGCATATTTATCATGTGTTTGTAATTCGTTGTGAAAAAAGAGAGGAACTGGAGAAATATTTGGCTGATAATGGCATCCATACAGTGAAACATTATCCAATTCCCATGCATATGCAGCAGGCTTATGCAGAATTGCAGATTCCCGAAGGGGCATTACCGATTGCCGAAGGAATTAGCCGGACGGTACTGAGTATCCCTATGTATTATGGTATGACGAATGAACAAGTGGACTATGTGATTGCCAAGTTGAATGAATTCGGAAAATAA